In Salisediminibacterium beveridgei, one DNA window encodes the following:
- a CDS encoding MurR/RpiR family transcriptional regulator produces the protein MLETEVYQRIASMRENMSKSHKRIARYILENSDTVPFLTASKLAKYSGVAESTIVRFAYFIGYEGYPDFQRHLQEALQKRMTSAELLRRTTYEGEQMEDVVTEVLSDDIQNLRSTLEQIDPRQFERVVSDMIQAKRIYIIAYRSAANLGGFLEFYLDLVLQNTEMIRQSDSVSEHLLDITEKDLVIGLGFSRYTKRTVEVMKYVKEKGAKTVVITDHMMSPLVPYGDKLLVASTEINSFIDSFAAPMSLVSALITALTRSEHKKIEKRLVELEGLWETFDVFYD, from the coding sequence ATGCTTGAAACGGAAGTATATCAGCGCATTGCATCAATGAGGGAAAACATGAGCAAATCACATAAAAGGATTGCCCGATATATATTGGAGAATTCTGACACAGTCCCTTTTCTGACGGCTTCCAAACTGGCGAAATACTCGGGAGTAGCTGAGTCTACAATTGTACGATTTGCCTATTTCATTGGTTATGAGGGCTATCCGGATTTTCAAAGACACCTTCAGGAAGCCTTGCAAAAACGGATGACTTCTGCGGAATTACTGAGGCGGACAACCTATGAAGGAGAACAGATGGAGGACGTGGTTACGGAAGTATTATCGGATGATATTCAGAATTTGAGGTCCACTTTGGAACAGATTGATCCAAGGCAATTTGAAAGGGTCGTATCTGATATGATTCAAGCCAAAAGAATTTATATCATTGCTTACAGGAGTGCAGCAAATTTAGGAGGATTTCTCGAATTTTATCTGGATCTTGTTTTGCAAAATACCGAAATGATCCGACAAAGCGACAGCGTATCAGAGCACCTTCTTGATATTACTGAGAAAGATCTGGTAATCGGCCTAGGGTTTTCGAGATATACGAAACGTACGGTGGAAGTGATGAAGTATGTTAAGGAAAAGGGGGCGAAAACGGTAGTCATCACAGATCATATGATGAGTCCGTTGGTCCCATACGGCGATAAGCTGCTGGTTGCCTCAACAGAGATCAATTCATTTATCGATTCATTCGCAGCACCAATGAGTCTTGTGTCAGCTTTGATAACGGCGCTTACGAGAAGTGAACATAAAAAAATCGAAAAACGTCTTGTGGAACTTGAAGGACTTTGGGAAACGTTTGACGTATTTTATGATTAA
- a CDS encoding IS110 family RNA-guided transposase codes for MRLCAGLDVSSFDMNVCVINQEGAIVARFTVSNDYPGAAELKDRLIHLSLSENATSLKIGLEATSVYSFHPSMYLHHDDELKAYETQVFVINPRQVANFKKSYADMNKTDDIDAFVIADYVRFGRNQMSIVKESQYVALQQLTRARYHLIKGLTREKQHFLQHLTYKFSAFKDEVNSSVFGAAMTELFSEKFSLEELAELPLEDLAAYLREKGRNRFPDAEVVASSIKKAVSESYRPDRVVEDSVDVLLATSIELIRSYQLQIKELDKSITRIMTGLTQTVETIPGIGPVFAAGILAEIGQVDRFEDESKIAKYAGLYWRKRQSGRFIAEDTSLSRQGNQYLRYYLVEAANSVRRQVPEYHDYYKKKYHEVPKHQHKRALVLTARKLVRLVDALLRNHQIFTPDRGVEI; via the coding sequence ATGCGATTATGTGCAGGATTAGACGTCAGCTCATTCGACATGAATGTGTGTGTGATCAATCAGGAAGGGGCCATCGTTGCCCGTTTTACAGTGAGTAATGATTATCCTGGGGCAGCTGAACTCAAGGATCGGCTCATCCATCTCTCTCTGAGCGAGAACGCCACGTCCCTGAAAATCGGTTTGGAAGCCACCTCGGTATACAGCTTCCATCCATCCATGTACTTGCATCATGACGATGAACTGAAGGCTTACGAGACGCAGGTATTCGTCATTAATCCGCGTCAGGTTGCCAACTTCAAGAAAAGCTACGCGGACATGAACAAGACCGATGACATCGATGCGTTTGTCATTGCGGATTACGTCCGGTTTGGACGAAATCAGATGTCCATCGTAAAGGAAAGCCAGTACGTCGCTCTCCAGCAGTTGACGCGCGCCAGATACCACCTGATCAAAGGGTTAACCCGGGAAAAACAGCACTTTTTGCAACATCTGACCTACAAGTTCAGTGCCTTCAAAGATGAGGTCAATTCTTCGGTTTTCGGTGCCGCGATGACGGAGCTCTTCTCTGAGAAATTCAGTCTCGAAGAACTTGCCGAGCTGCCATTGGAAGACCTTGCGGCCTACCTGAGGGAAAAGGGCAGGAACCGATTCCCGGATGCCGAAGTTGTGGCCAGTTCCATCAAGAAAGCTGTCAGCGAATCCTACCGTCCGGATCGCGTCGTGGAAGACTCTGTGGACGTGTTATTAGCGACATCCATTGAGCTCATTCGATCCTATCAACTGCAGATCAAGGAGCTTGATAAGTCCATCACCCGGATCATGACCGGTTTGACACAAACGGTTGAAACGATCCCCGGCATCGGGCCTGTCTTCGCCGCCGGTATTCTGGCTGAAATCGGTCAAGTTGACCGCTTCGAAGATGAGAGCAAGATTGCCAAATACGCCGGATTATACTGGCGGAAACGCCAGTCCGGACGCTTCATCGCAGAAGATACGTCGCTGTCACGTCAAGGAAACCAGTACTTGCGCTATTACCTGGTTGAAGCCGCCAACTCGGTACGAAGGCAAGTCCCGGAATACCATGACTACTACAAGAAAAAATATCATGAAGTCCCGAAACACCAGCACAAACGCGCCCTCGTCTTAACTGCAAGAAAACTCGTACGTCTGGTGGATGCGCTACTACGCAACCATCAAATCTTTACGCCGGATAGGGGCGTGGAGATCTGA
- a CDS encoding TRAP transporter permease, whose protein sequence is MSENKEEFLTEKEKQEMLAKYDKESSFRQFPGKWAWVISFLAISLTIFHLWRAMPLSGGPLVSLLQGAVHLGTGLGLIFLLYPAKAGGQKKRGVPWYDVLLAFLSMGSVYYIIFRYDWITGGARVLGFTTFDIIIATIGIVLLLEATRRAVGVPIVVIATLAIIYGMFGTNIPYFGHGGFDWSQLSRRLFYSSDAIFGTPIQISSQYIFLFLFFGVMLTKTGVGQYFNDLAFGATGRFTGGTAKAAVAASAMQGTVTGSSVANTVASGSFTIPMMKRAGFRPEFSAAAEASASTGGQIMPPIMGAAAFIMAEYVSSVSYSDIIIIGIIPALLYFTGVFMGTHFEAKRFGITGLPKEELPSAKGLLKNSYLLLPLVVIISMLVDGRTPMYAALGGIATAFAVSFFKKETRMGPRVIINALEEGARVALPVIAACASAGIIVGIVVFTGLGGKIAGGLLGLAGDSLFLLLFFTMIACILLGMGLPTTANYVVTASMAAPALIAFGVPEISAHFFVFYFGIVADITPPVCLAAYAGAGIAKANPMKAGVTAFKLAIAGFIIPYVFVYNPALLLVDADVSTVAFLLVTSILGMAAISAVMMNYFVYSFKWYERLFLLIAGILLIMPENILLEGIGFTLFVLIIIVQLKRKKKIEG, encoded by the coding sequence ATGTCTGAAAACAAAGAAGAGTTTCTAACGGAAAAAGAAAAACAGGAGATGCTTGCAAAATACGATAAAGAATCCTCCTTTCGGCAATTTCCAGGAAAATGGGCTTGGGTCATTTCCTTTTTGGCCATCTCATTAACCATATTTCATCTTTGGCGTGCAATGCCATTAAGCGGCGGACCTCTTGTATCGCTTCTTCAAGGGGCTGTCCATCTGGGTACTGGTCTGGGTCTGATCTTTCTTTTGTATCCTGCAAAGGCAGGAGGACAAAAGAAAAGAGGCGTCCCATGGTATGATGTGCTTCTGGCTTTTTTGTCCATGGGTTCTGTTTATTACATCATCTTCCGGTACGACTGGATCACCGGGGGAGCCCGCGTCCTCGGATTTACAACCTTTGACATTATCATCGCAACCATCGGGATCGTATTGCTACTCGAAGCCACTCGCAGAGCTGTAGGAGTGCCGATTGTGGTTATTGCAACATTGGCAATCATTTATGGGATGTTTGGTACGAACATTCCTTACTTTGGTCACGGCGGCTTTGATTGGTCCCAGTTATCAAGGCGACTCTTTTACTCATCCGATGCGATCTTTGGTACACCGATTCAGATTTCATCTCAGTACATCTTTTTGTTTCTTTTCTTCGGTGTAATGTTGACAAAAACCGGTGTAGGCCAGTATTTTAACGATCTGGCTTTTGGCGCCACCGGTCGCTTCACCGGTGGGACTGCAAAAGCAGCCGTGGCTGCATCAGCCATGCAAGGAACTGTCACAGGAAGTTCTGTTGCCAATACGGTTGCATCAGGTTCCTTTACGATTCCGATGATGAAACGGGCCGGCTTCAGACCGGAGTTTTCAGCAGCAGCTGAAGCTTCTGCCTCAACAGGTGGACAAATTATGCCCCCAATCATGGGTGCCGCAGCCTTTATCATGGCCGAATATGTATCAAGTGTCAGTTACAGTGATATCATCATTATCGGGATCATCCCGGCGTTGCTGTACTTTACGGGCGTATTTATGGGAACTCATTTTGAAGCAAAACGATTTGGAATCACGGGGCTTCCTAAAGAAGAACTGCCCTCCGCTAAGGGCTTATTGAAGAATTCCTATCTATTGCTGCCGCTGGTTGTCATTATTTCCATGCTTGTAGACGGCAGAACGCCGATGTACGCTGCTTTGGGTGGAATCGCGACAGCCTTCGCTGTCAGTTTCTTCAAAAAAGAAACCCGCATGGGCCCGAGGGTGATCATTAATGCCCTCGAAGAAGGTGCGCGGGTTGCACTTCCGGTTATTGCAGCATGTGCCAGTGCCGGGATCATTGTCGGGATTGTCGTGTTCACTGGTCTCGGCGGCAAAATTGCCGGAGGACTCCTGGGTCTTGCCGGGGACAGCCTGTTCCTGCTGCTGTTCTTCACGATGATTGCGTGCATTCTCTTAGGTATGGGTCTGCCAACGACCGCTAACTATGTTGTCACGGCATCGATGGCCGCTCCAGCCTTGATTGCTTTTGGAGTGCCTGAGATATCTGCGCATTTCTTTGTATTCTATTTTGGTATCGTCGCTGATATCACACCGCCTGTCTGTCTGGCTGCATACGCCGGGGCCGGGATCGCCAAGGCAAACCCGATGAAGGCGGGTGTCACCGCCTTCAAGCTCGCCATCGCCGGGTTTATCATACCGTATGTCTTCGTCTATAATCCGGCACTGCTTCTTGTGGATGCAGATGTCTCGACTGTTGCCTTCTTGTTAGTCACATCCATTCTGGGCATGGCCGCCATCAGTGCCGTTATGATGAATTACTTTGTTTATTCGTTTAAATGGTATGAACGGCTGTTCCTGCTCATAGCCGGAATTCTGTTGATCATGCCTGAGAATATACTTCTCGAAGGAATCGGATTTACCTTGTTTGTTCTGATCATTATCGTTCAGCTGAAACGGAAAAAGAAAATCGAAGGGTAA
- a CDS encoding protein kinase family protein, whose translation MNNKQQGSSASLPVRDTIVKSPLQISYYGFSDDEEFRIAFLAENMNESPISADDYQYQWPRFIEDEHENLYEVTDVELRQGTLFERALSNYEIGMIMTLSPPPGNENGNFFSIPFYMVPNIYEEGYRFPINTSTIDHHQLGDMAISNLELDGRLLTFDLIDDHPDADGSEEYLFTAIQENQEIFPMFINMRRSNPYTHIEVEFARELILPTRLSITRTTSPLPEWRFSMIIDTDQGRMVNESEQKEGEEQ comes from the coding sequence TTGAATAACAAGCAGCAGGGTTCATCAGCTTCACTTCCCGTTCGGGACACGATCGTCAAATCCCCTCTTCAAATCAGCTATTACGGTTTTAGTGATGATGAAGAGTTTCGCATTGCATTTCTTGCTGAAAATATGAACGAATCCCCAATTTCAGCGGATGATTACCAATATCAATGGCCCCGCTTTATTGAAGATGAGCATGAGAACCTTTATGAAGTCACTGACGTAGAGTTACGTCAAGGGACTCTCTTTGAACGTGCGTTATCAAACTATGAAATTGGGATGATCATGACACTGTCTCCTCCTCCTGGGAATGAGAATGGGAACTTTTTCAGTATCCCCTTTTATATGGTGCCAAATATCTATGAGGAGGGATATCGTTTCCCTATTAATACTTCGACAATAGACCATCATCAGCTTGGTGATATGGCAATCAGCAATCTTGAGCTTGACGGTCGTTTGCTCACATTTGATTTGATAGATGATCATCCGGACGCAGATGGCAGTGAAGAGTACCTCTTCACCGCCATCCAGGAAAATCAGGAAATATTCCCTATGTTTATTAACATGCGTCGAAGTAATCCCTACACACATATTGAAGTAGAGTTTGCAAGAGAATTAATCTTACCCACACGTTTATCAATTACGCGGACAACCAGCCCGCTTCCCGAGTGGCGATTTTCAATGATCATTGATACAGATCAAGGACGTATGGTCAATGAATCTGAGCAAAAGGAAGGAGAAGAGCAATGA
- a CDS encoding MATE family efflux transporter has product MSKKQTAANMTLFAITWPIFIEILLHMLMGNADTLMLSQYDDDSVAAVGVSNQIMSVIIVMFGFVATGTTILIAQNLGAKRFENAGIIAVVSIVANIIMGLVLSAVLFFFGESILIMMNLPVELMDTALIYLRIVGGFAFVQALIMTLSAVVKSHGFTRDAMYVTLGMNVLNVFGNFVFIFGAFGAPELGATGVAISTAFSRTLGTIVLFITLYWRVKGDLPWSKTFRSFPKKELADLFRIGIPTAGEHLSYNASQMVITYYIASMGTVALTTRVYTLNIVMFAFLFSIAIGQGTQILIGHMIGEKRFDEAYKRALRSLATGIGVSVFVASIFTIFSDQLFGIFTSNQEIIQMGGVLLILTIILEPGRAFNLIIINALRAAGDVRFPVYVGILSMWGVAVTVSYFAGIWLGLGLIGIWIAMILDEWLRGLLMLGRWRSGKWRSMSFIQTEERKSS; this is encoded by the coding sequence ATGAGTAAAAAACAAACCGCTGCAAATATGACGTTGTTTGCGATCACTTGGCCGATATTTATTGAAATTCTGTTACATATGCTGATGGGTAATGCCGACACATTGATGCTTAGTCAATATGACGATGATTCCGTTGCCGCTGTGGGTGTTTCAAATCAAATCATGAGCGTGATCATCGTGATGTTCGGCTTTGTTGCAACAGGGACAACCATCTTGATTGCACAAAACCTCGGGGCCAAGAGATTTGAAAATGCAGGAATTATTGCAGTCGTCTCCATTGTCGCCAATATCATCATGGGACTTGTATTAAGTGCCGTGCTGTTTTTCTTCGGCGAATCCATTTTAATCATGATGAATCTGCCGGTAGAGCTCATGGACACAGCACTGATTTATCTGCGAATCGTCGGCGGTTTTGCTTTTGTACAGGCATTGATCATGACCTTATCTGCAGTTGTCAAAAGTCACGGATTCACCAGAGATGCGATGTATGTCACTTTAGGAATGAACGTATTGAATGTGTTCGGGAATTTCGTCTTTATTTTTGGTGCCTTTGGAGCTCCTGAACTTGGAGCAACCGGCGTTGCCATCAGTACGGCTTTCAGCAGAACGCTTGGAACCATCGTACTCTTCATTACACTTTACTGGCGCGTTAAAGGAGATTTACCCTGGTCCAAAACATTCCGTTCATTTCCGAAAAAAGAACTCGCTGATTTATTCAGAATTGGCATCCCGACTGCTGGAGAGCATTTATCCTATAATGCTTCTCAGATGGTGATCACCTATTATATTGCATCCATGGGGACTGTTGCTCTAACAACCCGTGTTTATACCTTGAATATTGTCATGTTTGCATTTTTATTTTCGATTGCTATCGGTCAGGGTACACAAATCCTGATTGGTCATATGATCGGTGAGAAAAGATTTGATGAAGCATACAAACGGGCGCTTAGAAGTCTTGCTACCGGAATCGGGGTGTCTGTGTTTGTCGCATCCATCTTCACGATCTTCAGTGATCAACTTTTCGGGATCTTCACTTCAAACCAGGAAATTATTCAAATGGGTGGCGTCTTGTTAATTCTAACCATTATATTGGAACCCGGCAGAGCATTTAACTTAATCATCATCAATGCATTGCGCGCTGCAGGTGATGTCCGCTTTCCTGTATATGTTGGCATTTTATCCATGTGGGGCGTGGCGGTCACCGTCAGTTATTTTGCGGGAATTTGGCTGGGACTTGGCCTCATCGGCATATGGATTGCGATGATCCTGGATGAATGGTTACGGGGATTACTCATGCTTGGAAGGTGGCGCTCAGGAAAATGGCGCAGCATGTCATTCATCCAAACGGAAGAAAGAAAATCATCATAA
- a CDS encoding helix-turn-helix domain-containing protein: protein MNYITSDIPPIPVFIKGNYGLFREGTVHFKRQFDVFDLIYVFSGTLYMKENDQILTIHAGEYAILTPGKTHEGVKPCEEDTHIAWIHFEFPLSFSVTGESLSGWSDILTSAATYTEPERYQLRLPVHSQVTIREVFESKLSDLFERNESSDVAVRMRQQTLFFDVLLELQQQVITLPSAAQEVAEQSIVFIRQHYKDNQLSVKKMASILLFHPDYISRSIKKVTGLTAVQYMNQVRINHAKRLLHEGIHDLSTVSVACGFSDSAYFSRVFKRSEGISPGQYRRMNRVSP, encoded by the coding sequence ATGAATTATATAACATCTGATATACCACCAATTCCGGTTTTTATTAAAGGAAACTATGGACTTTTCCGAGAAGGGACGGTGCATTTCAAACGTCAATTTGACGTATTTGATTTAATCTATGTCTTTTCTGGGACACTTTATATGAAAGAAAATGATCAAATACTCACCATTCATGCAGGTGAGTATGCCATTTTGACCCCTGGAAAAACGCACGAGGGCGTCAAGCCTTGCGAAGAGGATACACATATAGCATGGATTCATTTTGAATTTCCGTTGTCATTCAGCGTGACGGGTGAGTCATTAAGTGGCTGGTCGGATATTTTGACATCAGCTGCTACGTATACAGAACCTGAACGTTATCAACTTCGGTTACCTGTTCACAGTCAAGTAACCATAAGAGAAGTATTTGAATCTAAACTTTCAGATCTCTTTGAACGAAATGAAAGTAGCGATGTCGCAGTGCGTATGAGGCAGCAAACCTTATTCTTTGACGTTCTTCTTGAATTGCAGCAACAGGTAATCACACTTCCTTCAGCAGCACAGGAGGTTGCTGAGCAGTCGATTGTATTTATCAGACAGCACTACAAGGACAATCAATTGTCAGTGAAAAAAATGGCTTCAATACTGTTATTTCATCCAGATTATATTTCCAGATCCATTAAAAAAGTGACGGGATTAACGGCTGTTCAGTACATGAATCAGGTGAGGATCAATCATGCCAAGAGGCTGCTTCATGAGGGAATCCACGATTTATCTACCGTTTCTGTTGCCTGTGGCTTTAGCGATTCAGCTTACTTTTCAAGGGTGTTTAAACGGTCGGAGGGAATCAGTCCCGGACAATACCGAAGAATGAACAGGGTGTCGCCCTGA
- a CDS encoding KamA family radical SAM protein has product MAQPKYVMNIEKVPHLSDEEKEKLKKITEKFVFRVNEYYLGLIDWGDPNDPIRKLVIPNEGELEEYGRWDASDEDTNYVVPGCQHKYDETALLIVSEVCGAYCRYCFRKRLFRNDIKEAMSDVQPGIDYIKEHPEITNVLLTGGDSLILATKKLRFIIEQLREIPHVKIIRLGSKMPVFNPMRIYEDQDLLDLISEYSTTEKRIYVMAHINHPTEITPEAKRGFDALHKAGAIVVNQTPVLRGINDDPEVLGQLLDELSWAGVTPYYFFINRPVAGNTDFVLSLKDAYDIVEAAKARTSGLGKRVRLSMSHTSGKIEILAIEDGKAYLKYHQSRDGNYGKFMMLDCPEDATWFDELPGHEQYWNPPKKKMESFEGANDKIKEATTK; this is encoded by the coding sequence ATGGCACAACCAAAGTACGTCATGAACATTGAAAAGGTGCCTCACCTATCGGATGAAGAAAAAGAAAAACTAAAAAAAATAACAGAAAAATTCGTCTTTCGAGTGAACGAATATTATTTAGGACTGATTGATTGGGGAGATCCAAACGATCCAATCCGTAAACTGGTGATCCCGAACGAAGGAGAACTTGAGGAATATGGTCGCTGGGATGCATCAGACGAAGACACGAATTATGTCGTTCCTGGCTGCCAGCACAAATACGATGAAACGGCCCTCTTGATTGTATCCGAAGTATGTGGCGCATATTGCCGTTATTGTTTCCGCAAGCGTCTATTTCGAAATGATATCAAGGAAGCCATGTCAGACGTACAACCCGGCATAGACTATATTAAAGAACACCCGGAAATCACGAATGTTCTGCTGACCGGTGGAGATTCACTCATTCTCGCTACGAAAAAACTTCGATTCATTATCGAACAGCTTCGTGAGATTCCACATGTCAAGATCATCCGTCTCGGTTCCAAAATGCCGGTTTTCAATCCAATGCGCATTTATGAAGACCAGGACTTGCTTGACCTGATCTCTGAATACTCCACAACAGAAAAGCGGATTTATGTGATGGCCCATATCAACCATCCGACTGAAATCACCCCTGAAGCTAAAAGAGGATTTGACGCGCTTCATAAGGCCGGAGCCATCGTGGTCAATCAGACGCCTGTATTAAGAGGCATCAATGATGACCCTGAAGTTCTTGGACAGCTGCTCGACGAGCTCAGCTGGGCCGGAGTGACTCCTTACTATTTCTTTATCAATCGCCCTGTTGCAGGTAATACGGACTTCGTACTCAGCTTAAAAGATGCGTATGACATCGTTGAAGCCGCAAAAGCGCGTACATCCGGACTCGGAAAGCGTGTACGTCTCTCGATGAGTCATACATCTGGTAAAATTGAGATCCTTGCCATTGAAGATGGAAAAGCTTACTTGAAATACCACCAGTCACGTGACGGTAATTATGGTAAATTCATGATGCTCGACTGCCCTGAGGACGCCACTTGGTTTGACGAACTGCCTGGTCATGAACAATATTGGAACCCGCCTAAGAAGAAAATGGAAAGCTTTGAGGGTGCCAATGATAAAATAAAAGAAGCTACCACAAAATAA
- a CDS encoding TAXI family TRAP transporter solute-binding subunit, with amino-acid sequence MNKKVTGLISIAAAGALLLGACGNDNDTADVGSLQLGTGSTGGTYYPLGTEMANVINANVEGYDGFDVSAVSSGASVDNLSNIAQGEFELGMTVHLPALDALTGDGDFEGVEIDNFGFMGHIYPEVMQIVTTEDSGIDTIADLEGMRVAIGPPGSGTQAAARLILEAYGLEDGDYDAYEEGFGDAAGRIQDGNLDASFGLLGLPAGSIEELSLQQDVKMVSLTDEGLSYIEENSGYEAMDIPADSYDFLEEDVQAITAYAILVGSTDAIDEDLGYEITRALFDNADSVSHAQGAHLTLENALNGSNGLPMHPGAERYFEEQGLLD; translated from the coding sequence ATGAACAAAAAAGTAACAGGTCTTATTTCCATCGCTGCAGCAGGAGCACTGCTTCTCGGCGCTTGTGGAAATGACAACGACACAGCGGATGTAGGAAGTCTTCAGCTCGGCACAGGAAGCACTGGGGGTACATATTACCCTCTCGGTACGGAAATGGCAAACGTCATCAACGCTAATGTGGAGGGGTATGACGGATTTGATGTCAGTGCCGTCTCATCTGGTGCGTCCGTCGATAACCTGTCCAATATTGCCCAGGGTGAATTTGAGCTGGGGATGACCGTACACTTACCAGCACTTGATGCTTTAACTGGTGATGGGGATTTTGAAGGCGTTGAAATTGATAACTTCGGATTTATGGGTCACATCTACCCTGAAGTCATGCAGATTGTGACAACAGAAGACAGCGGAATCGACACCATCGCAGATCTTGAAGGCATGCGCGTTGCGATTGGACCGCCAGGCAGTGGTACACAAGCTGCAGCGAGACTGATTCTTGAAGCATACGGACTCGAAGATGGGGACTATGATGCTTATGAAGAAGGATTCGGAGATGCAGCCGGTCGAATTCAGGATGGAAACCTCGATGCTTCTTTCGGTCTTCTTGGTCTTCCTGCAGGAAGCATTGAAGAACTGTCACTTCAACAGGATGTCAAAATGGTTTCATTGACGGACGAAGGGCTATCTTATATAGAGGAAAACAGTGGCTATGAAGCGATGGATATCCCTGCTGACTCTTATGACTTTCTTGAAGAAGATGTTCAAGCAATTACAGCTTACGCAATACTCGTAGGGTCAACGGACGCCATTGATGAAGACCTTGGTTACGAAATCACTCGTGCACTATTTGATAATGCCGACAGTGTTTCCCACGCACAAGGTGCTCATCTCACTCTTGAGAATGCCTTGAATGGTTCGAATGGTCTTCCAATGCACCCCGGTGCAGAACGTTATTTCGAAGAACAAGGATTGCTTGACTGA